The Microplitis mediator isolate UGA2020A chromosome 10, iyMicMedi2.1, whole genome shotgun sequence genomic sequence CTTGAGCCGTCACTTTTTGACTCCGGcctctacaaattttttacaagcaCACATGCCACTGTAATAAGAGCCGCtggctttaaaaataaataatttgtgatTGCCCGCCATCTTGACTGCAAGTTAACGGAAATATAAGACAGAAATAAACCCTAAGTTGGCTGCAAAAAGTTTGTAGTCAGTTTTTTGATGCCAACTTATTGTCAATTTGTAAGTTAACTCTAACTCTTGTTCTTGAAACTTCTATTCTGTATTTcgcgggaaatttgaaattgaattatattCTTCAACTTTTTACAAGCAACTTACTGGTAACTTTCTCcgttaatttgtttttagattccgaaatttaaattgatgtcAACTTTTGTTAGTTCAAGTTGTACTTTGTAtctaccctgatagccaccttatctacaagttaacttcaagctacggccgtattctgaagtcaatttaaaggaaaatattggagagcaaacagttacctttaagttgacaataaattgtctgtaacttgaattcaatttgacaacaagtgttactgtcagacaatgacgttaagttgcttgacagtttcacttcaaattgacagcaagtttttctgtcaaattacattcagatgacggcagtTGATTCGTTgatttgcatcaacttgcacgcaagtatCCAGCCGAGGATTaccagaaacttgtcgttatttgtaatttaaaatttgtttcatCTCTGCTACGTTCAtttcacactcataattttttaggcTGACATTTTGCGGCAGACTTCAACTGGATAGAGTTTTATTTTCGTAGGGTCGCTCATGGCTGTTGCCTACggaacaaaaaatatcgatatgcgattaatcgattatttttcCCCAATCAGTTCATACTATACTTGACATCAATGGCAGTTTTGTGTTAGTTTTCGTCGTTTTGCTGAAACTTTTTGTACTTTTCTGTTTACAAATTCACCAACAGTCAAAAAAAGTCGAAACTCGCTCTTTACTGATctgattataaaaatgtttccGCAAAATGGCTGTTATTGTTATCTACACCTGCTCGAATATATACTGTTTAGTTAAGTGtaaccttttttttaaaaaaacaactgatttcaaaaattattgaaaagacGTTTTTGGTAAAGGACATTAACTCATGGGATGAATATTTTGCaaggatttaataaaaatatatttcgtaGCAGCCACCGGCGGCACGAATTTAAATATGTtcagcaaaaaattgcacgtagACGTCAAAAAATCGACGTTGAAAATTCAGGATGTGAAAAAGGATAGTGCTACAAGATTCAAACACTTGAAAATCGTATTAGGTGAGACTTActtacaaaacaattattacattttttaaattattatcaaaacattataattaacatttaaaattcattgcAAAACCAGTCGCAGCTTtcctgtaattttttaaaagatttaaaaaattttataaacaagttTTTTAAGTACTAGgtgtgatactgaagttagccgatgtctaataattttttgattttttttaaacaataaattataaaaaaaaaaatattttaaaaaattgcacctgtagttttttaaattttctacatgtgcatatttttagtttttgtttttttttgtaatttatttgctgaaaaaataaatccgaACATTACCGATTGTCTGCttacttcaggatcatgtacTAGGttcttattaaattaaatttttgttatttcacTCCACTATGAAGTATTAATAGACCAATTAAATTCCGCGAACATGACtatcaactttgaataaaaatagaaatgtCACTAATCTTCGTAactgtatcaaattttttaccaatgattttaattgaatgataaaagaaaagacaacaaaaattagaagaaaattgagaattcaaaagaaaaaagaataatttctaATCACATGTttatatttcagaaaattttgatactgATGAAgcaaaaggattttttgaaggaaatttcagtcatgtttattttattcttcatGATTGTTTTGTGACAGCAGAAGCCAATTTACGGCAGAGAggtaaagtttttttcattattacttatagtttttaatgatattctaCAGTATGATTTTaacgataattattaaattatttcttgctGCTAACTATACACAGAACTATCTTTCCATCTTGGTaagcaaaaacaaaaaaaggattgaattattaaattatattcctTAGTAGCATTGTCTTAAGACTGAGCCGTACCTAACGAAatctcgaatttaaaatttctaattacgTTTTGAATGGGACTAGAATAATGAAAATCTTCCGAGGAAGTTCGTCTTCTGCTTTTTGTCGGAAGACTTGAGGAAGACGGATTTCATAAGTATACTTGCCAGAGATTTCATCGTTTTGCTTAAGATTCTTCTTAAAGACGTacgaaaatctgtaaaaactGCAGCACTTCTTAACCAATATACGAACTATATAACAATCTTTGGTCAGAGTTGCTACAGAATTGCTTAAGATATCGAGTTTCTTTATCTCCGAGTCATTCCGAGTTCAAACGCAGTCTCTTTAGCAAACCTAGTGAtcctcatttaaatttatagtgCTACAAATTAATCATACTATCACTGGATAGAATTATATCGAACATTAAATGGGCGCCATTGAATTTACTATACTAATGCTGAATAGACGACTCACGAAGTAACAAACAGGGCAGTCATGTCCGGGTATCTTAAGCAATTCTGCAGCAAATGAGAGCTAATACATCTTCAGCAAGTTTTACTACAGATTTAGTTAAGGTATCTTCCGAAAGTATCTTGTTGAAGACAAGATACAGATTTACGTAAGACTTCTTTAAGAATGCTACTAGGGTAGTAGCATTGTCTTAAGCAAGTGACTTGGCGAATGTCCCTAGCAAGTTTCTTATGGAGGATTTAAACTAGACTTGAAGATGGATTCCATAAGTATATTTGCCAAAGATTTCATCAAGTGTTGCTTAAGATTCTTCTTAACGACTTACGGAAATCCGTAGAAACAGTCTGCAGCAATTCTCAACGAACTATATAACAATGCTCGATCAGAATTGCTTAAGATATCGGGTTTCTTTATCTCCGAGTCACTCCAAGTTCAAATGCAGTCCCATTAGTAAACCCAATGGtcctcatttaaatttaaaaggcTACCATTCAGTAATTTTATCACTCGATTAAATTATATCGAACATTGGGCGCCACTGAATTTACTATACTAATTCTGAATACATGACTCACAAAGTAACAAATAGGGCAGTCATGTCCGGGTATCTTAAGCAATTCTGCAAAAAATCAGAGCTAATGGATCTTCAGCAAGTTTTACTACAGATTTACTTAAGTTATCTTCCCGAAGTATCTTGTTGAAGACTAAAGATGTAGATTTACGTAAGACTTCCTTAAGAATGCTACTAGGGTTATTCAAATCATCGAATCTGTAACTACTAACTCTACTTGGTTCACaaccaattaaatttaaaattgatattttcagTACACAAAGCTCACAGAGAAGAATTAGAGCAAGTTCTACTattgttagaaaaaatattgattttactaCCAGAATTATTAAACCGAAGATGGCAATGTCACAGCTTAGCTAGAATTTTACATAAACTATTGCATCCTGGCAATAGTTGGAAGCTCAGACGACAGGCGTTAAGGTTAAACAcaatgttataaaaatatttatttattcaagtatgtatgaatttatttattttaaatgtatagGTTTTTCATATTATGGTATCAAGCTTTGGGAGATAATGCTCCGGATCACATTCACCAAATGTTTGCATGCCTAGTTCCTAATTTTTCATCTCATCTGCTATTCCGACATCCAGAGcaccgaaaaaataaaatacactcCGGTATTACAGAGGAACATGAGAAACGcgagtttttcgaaattcaaCATCCGTCTGCCGTTTTTCATTGCAATACTACACAGCAAGGACCAGTCACACAACCCAACGGTACCCCCATTCTGCCTGTCCAGAGTGGAGAAAAACCCCTGGACAATGAGACTGTCAGATTTTTTGAAGCTCTACTGGAATTTATGGTGACCCAAGTAGTGAAAATTGAATGGCGAGACAAACATACTCGACAGCACAAATGTTTTCAGTTCCTCTTAGAACGTTTCAAAGCCACATACTTACGACAAGTCTGTCCTGGtttcaatgataatttttcactGTACAAGCCGAGCTTAGAACTTCCGACAATGCGACAGCCATCAAGTCAGAATGAAAACAACTACACGTTATGCAAAGTTGCTCTGATCAAATGGCTGGCCAATTTCAcccatatttcaaaaaaagacAGACCCTTTTCCAATCAATCTAATTCTGTTACATCGAATGAAGACAACACTGAAATTGACGGAAGACGTGTCTCTGTTAGTCAGAGCACTGATTCAAATTCTTGGTCGTCTGAAATGCCATTGTCTCAGCAAGATAATCATACACATGATAGTCAAATTGCCGTGATGTTGGTACGGGAAGTACTGTATGGAAGTCGCGAGAATGTTAATTTCGTACATGAAATTTATCGACAAGCGTTTCTATTGGATTTTACTCACGCTGGTGCGGTTAGAAAAGCTATTGCTGTTTACAAGGATTGGATTCAGATGAATGTAAGTTAtcaattagtttttattaattgttcatTAACTTTACATTCAATGGTTTCAGGAAATTCCGCCTTTCATGCTTGAACCATTAGATAATCTTAAAGACCGGGAGAATGAAGACTCTAAGGTCAATAGTTTACTAGAGAACGAGAATGACAAAAGTCCCTCTGATAGTTATCGTCTTACCCGGTTGAGGAATGACTCATATTTGGGAGCGATTCACCGCGAAAATTTATTCGTGAGGGCTGGCTTACAAAACGTACTTCAACTATTTATAACCCAAGCTTCTAATGTATTTTTCTTAGAGAACGTTAGTGGGAATGCTTCAGCGGCGCTGCTGGAGGAACAAATTGATAGTTGTAAAAGAGTTTTGAATGTCTATCGATATGTCGTTATGCATGCACGATTGGAACCAGCAACTTGGGATCAGTTGCTTCggtaagtaaaatattatctTAGATGCtgcgattttgaaaattttaaaatgatatatttgaTAAGTCAGTAATCATTAAGAGATGAAGGAAAAAGTTTTCGATTCTAAACTCTTTTGATGAATATCACTGAGATTGATTACTTGATACTAACATCCGGAAAACAGTTGATCCCTTATTGCAAACCTCAAGCGCAACGCGACAGTCCATGCATTTCTATAAGGAGTGGCCCGTTACTTTGCTCCTggtgggaataacccatcacaatacaaacgttttttgttcattacaatgtcctctagtaggagagaccccaaaaagtcctaagaaaaatttatattttgagtcCAGATTGAAATGTAGATGGGTGGAGataggtggacatgggtggagatgccactatgtattcttatgaagagtagcccataactcttgccctgttgggaataacccatcacaatataaacgttttttgttcattatgatgtcctctagtagtaGAGACctcaaaaagtcctgagaaaaatttatatcatgaGTCCAGATCGAAATGTAGATGGGTGGACAtcggtggagatgccactatgtattcttatgaagagtagcccataactcttgccctgttgggaataacccatcacaatataaacgttttttgttcattatgatgtcctctagtagtaGAGACctcaaaaagtcctgagaaaaatttatatcatgaGTCCAGATCGAAATGTAGATGGGTGGACAtcggtggagatgccactatgtattcttatgaagagtagcccataactcttgccctgttgggaataacccatcacaatataaacgttttttgttcattatgatgtcctctagtaggagagacctcaaaaagtcctaagaaaaatttatatcatgaGTCCAGATCGAAACGTAGATGGGTGGACATCGgtggagatgaggctatgcGTGTCTTCCTATGCAGAGTGGTCCGTAACTTTGcgcctgttgggaataacccatcacaatgcaaacgttttttgttcattatgatgccCTTAAATAGAAACAAACATAAATAGAcctaggaaaaatttattttttgagttcacaCGCATATTAGGATAAATTAGGATAGATTAAGATGAATGAAGATGAGGCTGTTCATGATTTtctatgaagagtagcccgtaactttgctcctgttgggaataactcccAACAAtatgaacattttttgttcctttcGATGTCCTATACtcaaaaaaatccacaaaagtcccgaaaaaaattcatcctTTGTTCTttgacccatataaggataaatAAGGACGACGGCGTCTCCGTctttttatgaagagtagcccgtaacttttctCCTGTTGAGCGAATAACTTCCAAcaatattaacattttttgtcaaaaaattattaaatatcataatacaatcacagtaataataaagaaataaaatatttataattatcacaaGCGATTGAGGTTTGAACTTTTAGATTTcccagcattttttttttcaatgtagaaaatgatataaattaattttttcagagttttattacaaataacaTCATTAGTATTAGGAGAAAAATCACGTCGTAAATCTCATGATAGTATCGGTGGCAAACTTGCACCTGCAATATTCCAAACACTTATTGTTACATGGATAAAGGCAAATTTGAACGTTGTCATACACAGTCAACTGTGGGATCAATTTCTCGAGGTCTTGACCTCACTTACTAAATGGAAAGAATTAATCCGTGAATGGGCTGTAAGTTTTAACTTTTactttaaatgataaaaaatattttcgtcgATTCGAGGGAATTTTACTCGTTTTAGAAAACATTGGATACATTAACGAGAGTGTTAGCGCGGCATGTTTATAACCTGGATCTTAATGACCTGCCTTTAGAAAGAATCAGTGaacaaaaatcaaagaaaCGTCGCGGTGTAGGATGTCGTGCATCAGCAAGTAGTGTTCAATCACCTCGAAGAGGAAGCATTGACCGTGAAACAGACGCATCTTATAAAGAAAACATTCCTGGTATTCATTATAATAATGCAtaacttgataaaaaatattttaaactgatcaatatttaatattttagacAATTTGTCCAGAGAATTTAGAAAATGTAGACCGCTTCCGCGAAGTTCGAGTGACAACAATATATGCAGTTTTAAAAATCGAGGCAAGTCATCGAAAAGTCACATAGATGGAGTTCAATTTGAAATACCaggtaaattaataaattggaatttgaattttgagatACAGTTTTCAATCCTAATTAATTCGTTTTCATTCATTCGgaattcttatatatttatattatatgctCAGGACATACACGACCGCATGTAGTGTTACCATTATCACTCGAAAAGGAtatgattaaattaatgtcATCGAATACTACTATGAATGATCATGAGAAAATAATCGGAAGTACAAGAAAGACATTGATAGGAAGAAGAACAAAGTCGTTAGACAGTGTCGTAGTAACTGATTGTGAACCAATAACTCGGTGTCCTTCACCAACACCAAGTAGTGGCGTCGATagcaacaaagatagtcctattcaaattgaaaatattgatgGAAACAGTATTGGTATGCAACAACTAGAAAAATCCCATAGTTCACAACTCCCTATATTTTtgtacaattaataaaaaataaacaatcagTCTTACTAACTGCAGTACGTATTTTAGATACAAACGACGTATCGGAAAAAAGATCAGTGATGGCTGGTGGCGGAGTACGCGGATGGTTACCAGATGTCGCGGTCGTATTGTGGAGACGGATGTTATCAGCTCTTGGAGATGTTAATAATATTCAAGATCCAGTTTTGCATGGCCAAGTTATGGACTACTTTATACAACTTACTTACACTTTGATAAAAATCCGTTTAAATCAAGGCGTATCGAGTGATTATCAAGCCACTTTACCTGCTCCAGAACTTATCCCTCCTCTAACGGTCATTTCACCATGGTGTTTTAaggtacaaaaatttttaacatcaaCACTACCCTAGTAGCATTCTTAAGGAAGTCTTACGTAAATATGCATCATCAGTCTCAGACAAGTCTGAGGCAAGATACGTCCATAAGAAACGTTAAGTAaatctagtaatttttgctTAACCCTTTCCCGGTTTGAAGTCTCGAGGAGTCTCGGTGTAAGCTGTGAGAGGATAAAACTTATCACAGTTCTTAGTAAGGCTGTGTGAGTTTCGGTTCAATCGTATTAGTGCATGCATGCTGCCCcttctactattttttctgCCCCTGCTCTACTAAATAGGCTAGCGCTCTTTCACTGAAAAACGAAGACGTATAATCCGAATTAAGAGTAGGGATTCAAGGTCAACCGGGAAAGGGTTAAGATCCATTAGCTCTGATTTGCTGCAGAGTTGCTTCAGATACCAGGGCATGGCTGCCCTGTTTGTTACTTCTTGAGTCGTCTATTCAGCATTAGTATTGGCAGAGTGCGCgacgaaaacgacatctgTCGACCGCATTAAATCATCCTCAAAAAGCACGGAGAGAATAcggaaagtttttataaacaaataattaaaatttttaaagattgcgAAATATATGTGTGATACCACATTTGAAAGGTGGAAAAATATAGAGTAGattgtactgaaaaaaataagtataaaaagttttaataaatattatttggaaCGACATAAGGTTagcttgtaataataataataataacaacaataatagtcataataacaaatgagttaaaataattataattataattttttcaaagttaaaattattaatttgcattaagtaaagaaattaaagtgattttaataattcgtaatttaaaattttaaaactcaataattaaaaatactttgtgttaaaaatttgtaatttaaaaaattccccgtaataatttttagccaaaGATGAACATCATGGATGGAAATGTATAAAACTTGCAATTACTATTTCTGTCagtatttttgcaattaacaacacaacaactacttgttcttattttttaacactgctTTCATTTAACTATTCACAAGACAAGTGCGATTTAACGCGTATTTCGTCCACTGCAGGCGCTACAATCGATTCGATTGTCCCCACCCTATACTCCGCACCCTGCCAATAGTAAATTCAGTGGCGCCCACTTAATGTTCAATATTGGTTAAGAATCGCTTGAGACAATGCTACTAGGATAGTATTAATGCGTGTGCCAAAACGTGCATTTGTATTctaattttaagttataagTTTATTAAGAAtcaattacattattatttataacaataaaatattaatgggTATAAATTATAGATCTTTTTTCTAGGCTATTCAATTACCGCCATCTTATGAAGTTGGAAAGCTTGCTGCTTATCGTTTGATTTGTGTTCTTACCACTCAACCTTTAGACATTAATTTACCTAAAGCACatttaacattattttatCGTGCCCTTCATTTTGGAATCATGAGCAATGACATCAAAGTTATTCatgttattataaaatatactgGCCCGAGATTATTTAGTCTTAACTTACCTGGATCTAGTCTCCTGATTATGGACTATATTCATGCAGCGAACATGATATTAGAAAATCAAGATATCGAGGCTCCAAGAACAGAAGCAGTATCTATTTTAGGATCTTTATTATCACTACCAATTGTGCTTGAAAAGTTGCCAGTTCTCAAAGAGAATGGATCAGATATTGAAACATCAACTTGTCCTGAAGCAAACCAActtattttagaaattttactGCGGAATTGCAGACGAGAACCGACTGGTATCGCCCGTTGTATTGCTCTTTCAAGCATTGCAATGTTTGCTTACAGAGAGTTGTGTCTACAATCACAGCATCCACGAGTTCCTGAAGCGATATCAGTTCTTCTACAAAgtttgaaagtaatttttatcattttctctatagaatattttttagtttttcaattaaatgtaTCTACTTATagggtaagagacccagtactcgatcagagaactagtacccgatcacttgatgtatttgtatatctatatttagttaaatttactaaatatagatgtaCAAATACACAAATGTTTACGTACTAGCTCCCTGGTCGGGTATTGGGTCTCTTatcttacacggaaaaaattgGTGATACTAGAATCATACCACAGCTGGTATTAAAATAGTATCACACAAATGATACAAGTATAGAACCACGTGATACAAACTTTGTATCATAGTTCGCGCATGCGCGAATAAACCGTCGATTTAAATAGTAATGATTAAGttgttttagatttttatttttaaattgatcacttgataaataatatcatttacttttcattttaatagctaacataaaaattactacattttaaaaatgtctatATAGGCAACACATCCATCAGTGGTTCAAACGGCGTGTGATTCTCTTGGTCTGCTTTGTAACAAGTCAGACGTTCTTTTACAGTTCTACCCTAAAGTACCATGTAAAATAATACAGGTAAGCTcatacttttaataattaaccgTCACTTGCATCATTTTTCTATCCTTCGTCACTCGCGTGAGCGCCACCGCCGAGTTGAACCGAGCACGGTGTTGCCAAGTCTATCCGATATTAAacattcatgaaaaaaaaagtgtgtgtgTCATCTCCGACGCACGATTGGAGTTTACTCTTTCAGATCGACTGTCTAAATAGGCACAGAATTAAAGGCTTACTAGTCTAAGAAAAAGGTTAATACTATATCAAATGGTAAATAAACGAATCAATGAAGATAcctaaataatgtatttttattctattttagtctagtcgagaagttGACTTCctgcgaaaaatagttacaggtctcttaaaaatatagttgataGCTTAAACGATCCACAATGGCGTCTagaaaaatacgttttttggattttttttggaaaaataaaattacaattagtaTGAACAAAAGACCGTTAAAAAATTAGCCGTCCAGCTTTTTGGcaaaatatcaaaaagtataagtgataactcaaatattaaaaaagtttctgaaagagcaaaaaattttagtagaaAAGTTCTCGACTCCtcgaattgtagctccaatatttataattttaatttaacattgaaAATCAACTTTTGCGCGGCAGTTTCGGCATGCGCGCGCCGCCACTCTAGTGAgcgtagtttttaaataatttttttttatcattcatgcgatataagtgctatcttagcgcacgctcttttgttcgccaaatagttgtttgcccattcaactgcttccacgacatttgtgtgcgttatacgattatctgcgtgcgacaagtaaatttgagtgcgacaagtaaactgtggatagaattatcgccagttaaattctctggaaatcccagagacatcccacagcaatcccatagaaaatatagacccagcactcggtgttgtaaaaaaaaaaaatagaattatcaccagttaaattctctggaaatcccagataCATcctatagaaatcccatagaaaatatagacccagcactcagtaatctgaaaaaaaaattgaattatcgccagttaaattctctggaattcccagagacatcccatagaaaatagaTACCCTATACACTCACCCCTGAAAAGTGAAAGTCGTAACGAGGTCATTCGTTGAGTAGATTTTACAcctcatattttttccatacCGGGCTCCTTATATGAAAATCGATTCTTAAGGAGTAAACTCCCAAAATATCTACATTTTGTtaaaagattcaaattttgaacagatttttatttacttaaagttacaaaggactttttttataatgaaatcaACGTCCCTGGTATATTTAACCTTCAAATATCACTcgtcttttcaaaaaaactatcaaCTCATTGATCCActgacataaaataaatttatatttatataaaaaaaattaaatattttgtgattaataaaaaatcatatttgttttttttattgataattatttataaagaatGAACTTGTTTATTTACGACGGTAGCTACTCGCAGCAATAATTACATATGTTTATTTCTGTAACTATTATGTGAGAAAATAACCAAGTACAACTCGGCAACATGGCGACTCGGTCATTTACTGGTTACTCACTCGCACCGGGCGGCGTATTGTCGCTTTGCAATTTCTTTGCcattaaagtatttttttattcaaattaaaaatatattattttgattttaaattacatgaaaattttctagaatGTTCGATTGaggtattcaaattttttcaaatttattcactgtcaaaatcatgagaaaaacataaaaatgtaCAAAAAACGACGTCGCGCTCATTGAGTGAGTGACGAAGGATTAAGTACacagcaaataaatataaatcccgaaaataaaatatatatattttcatatctaGGTCCTCTCAGAAACGTTAGATACTTTAAGTGCACGTGAACGTCGAAGTTCCTTAATTACATCTATGCTTTTTTGTTTGAGTGAATGGGCTATGCATTTAGGTATTGTCATATTAACCACCACTTTTCAAGGAAAATCCTTATTATTGACACTTTTTACAGTACGTATAATTCTAAACTAGtgaaaaaattcccaaaaaaaaaaaaacatttcttttATATTCCATTTATTGTCAGGTTTTAGATAATATCATTCACAATaagtctgataaaataatacaggATCAACATAAACATAACAGACATAAGCATGACGAAAAAGATGATTTTAATCCC encodes the following:
- the LOC130675413 gene encoding ral GTPase-activating protein subunit alpha-1 isoform X2 → MFSKKLHVDVKKSTLKIQDVKKDSATRFKHLKIVLENFDTDEAKGFFEGNFSHVYFILHDCFVTAEANLRQRVHKAHREELEQVLLLLEKILILLPELLNRRWQCHSLARILHKLLHPGNSWKLRRQALRFFILWYQALGDNAPDHIHQMFACLVPNFSSHLLFRHPEHRKNKIHSGITEEHEKREFFEIQHPSAVFHCNTTQQGPVTQPNGTPILPVQSGEKPLDNETVRFFEALLEFMVTQVVKIEWRDKHTRQHKCFQFLLERFKATYLRQVCPGFNDNFSLYKPSLELPTMRQPSSQNENNYTLCKVALIKWLANFTHISKKDRPFSNQSNSVTSNEDNTEIDGRRVSVSQSTDSNSWSSEMPLSQQDNHTHDSQIAVMLVREVLYGSRENVNFVHEIYRQAFLLDFTHAGAVRKAIAVYKDWIQMNEIPPFMLEPLDNLKDRENEDSKVNSLLENENDKSPSDSYRLTRLRNDSYLGAIHRENLFVRAGLQNVLQLFITQASNVFFLENVSGNASAALLEEQIDSCKRVLNVYRYVVMHARLEPATWDQLLRVLLQITSLVLGEKSRRKSHDSIGGKLAPAIFQTLIVTWIKANLNVVIHSQLWDQFLEVLTSLTKWKELIREWAKTLDTLTRVLARHVYNLDLNDLPLERISEQKSKKRRGVGCRASASSVQSPRRGSIDRETDASYKENIPDNLSREFRKCRPLPRSSSDNNICSFKNRGKSSKSHIDGVQFEIPGHTRPHVVLPLSLEKDMIKLMSSNTTMNDHEKIIGSTRKTLIGRRTKSLDSVVVTDCEPITRCPSPTPSSGVDSNKDSPIQIENIDGNSIDTNDVSEKRSVMAGGGVRGWLPDVAVVLWRRMLSALGDVNNIQDPVLHGQVMDYFIQLTYTLIKIRLNQGVSSDYQATLPAPELIPPLTVISPWCFKAIQLPPSYEVGKLAAYRLICVLTTQPLDINLPKAHLTLFYRALHFGIMSNDIKVIHVIIKYTGPRLFSLNLPGSSLLIMDYIHAANMILENQDIEAPRTEAVSILGSLLSLPIVLEKLPVLKENGSDIETSTCPEANQLILEILLRNCRREPTGIARCIALSSIAMFAYRELCLQSQHPRVPEAISVLLQSLKATHPSVVQTACDSLGLLCNKSDVLLQFYPKVPCKIIQVLSETLDTLSARERRSSLITSMLFCLSEWAMHLGIVILTTTFQGKSLLLTLFTVLDNIIHNKSDKIIQDQHKHNRHKHDEKDDFNPNIIVDNFGEESNVNKYFRPTNIQTIQLAARTVVMHLVNHLGHFPMGIGAARLSSTIVELDDVPGIDSDELSSAVFHAPNIQLLMLSNSIIMSFVELTALNSSDVALDFVTAPSIVRVLLRDLAGKAAWDSSILYNELCVSKDTDFSEPMKNIGWLSLHCEENRDSSVDILYPFQSIPPHVIRHREPNILPTFANAASDMDNLDDLLCYIGHTSPEVLTNPEIALNSPANPPPIHCMENETMATILNQRNTAREYVPNCSQHISTPDVIVNPTSPIASAPFHHSRLFFSHLGLSGWEQRQKLHLLAKNEKLLRELRNLDGQRSRETHKMAVIYVGPGQEDKNSILGNVIGSKEYENFVARLAWEVELETHTGFRGGLTPGKASGATAPYFATSFSEILFHVATRMPLDSPESLLQKTRHLGNDEIHIVWSEHWRDYRRDIIPTEFCDVLIAIYPLPNKLYRIQISRKSEIPFFGPLFDECIVEDQVLPGLVRITALAASRAKRSTLSLYQHYYEERARSIDVVMRNYKESTTFEEFATNIYSPVPPKNSFSGVSSVTDSITTSVQSIASSNLAAALLDSHQGCSNVLRGNTAFSGIDMRMNRASDGSKVLQDSPALHGISPRPLKKMSFKSSPKPRNSNQHLTPPDSPNMSKFKISN